One window of Pocillopora verrucosa isolate sample1 chromosome 9, ASM3666991v2, whole genome shotgun sequence genomic DNA carries:
- the LOC131779605 gene encoding solute carrier family 28 member 3-like, which produces MNRDYNQVSVLYSTAMDNIDIADALESGRPRPASEEKGLRRWIRTLHVLWDRYSFQVIVVVISLLLLIYTVIAISISGFHHVRGLFAISLVFWFCVIYMFIRDHCGGEIYTLCCLPVISLIRKKWRILRWIVLLVILTLIGLWFGLDTAKEPRRFISVLGMLVYVGISYAFSVHRKKVKWRPVLWGMGMQFVFALIILRTPQGFTVFKFIGDTVARFLDYTDVGSAFVFGNEFASHYIAFKVLTVIIFFSSFISVLYYLGVMPLIITKIAWLMQVTMGTSAAESLSAAGNIFVGQTEAPLMIRPFLATLTQSELHAVMTGGLATVAGGIMAAYIGVGIQASHLVAASVMSAPAALAVSKIMYPETEVPQTTSQGDIHFDNPEERNLIEAAAKGASTAISLVANVAAMLITFFAFIAFFNAVLSYIGSMVGYSELSFQVICSYLFMPFAFLMGVDWADCNTVGRFLGIKTFLNEFVAYLEMAPYIKNRNEMNGGPTISRRSEVITTYALCGFTNFLGLGVLLGGLGPMARSREGDMARIAIRTLFAATIACFMTASIAGFLYDESFEAAAISPTSFTNTTTSP; this is translated from the exons ATGAATCGTGATTATAATCAG GTCTCAGTTTTGTATTCCACGGCTATGGATAACATTGACATTGCGGACGCGCTCGAGAGTGGAAGGCCACGCCCAGCCTCTGAGGAAAAAGGCTTGCGTAGATGGATAAGGACTTTGCACGTCCTTTGGGACCGTTACTCCTTTCAGGTCATTGTTGTGGTTATTTCGCTTCTACTGCTTATTTACACAGTTATAG CCATCAGTATCAGTGGATTTCACCATGTAAGAGGACTCTTCGCCATCTCGCTGGTATTCTGGTTTTGCGTGATCTACATGTTTATTCGTGACCACTGTGGAGGGGAAATTTACACTTTATGTTGTTTACCTGTTATTTCACTGATTCGAAAGAAATGGAGGATCCTTAGATG GATTGTGCTTCTCGTGATATTGACGTTAATTGGTTTGTGGTTTGGTCTCGACACAGCTAAGGAGCCGAGAAGATTCATATCCGTGCTAGGAATGCTGGTCTATGTCGGAATTAGTTACGCGTTTTCGGTGCACCGAAAAAAA GTGAAATGGAGGCCGGTCCTGTGGGGGATGGGAATGCAGTTTGTGTTCGCTCTGATAATTCTCAGGACCCCTCAAGGATTCACAGTCTTTAAATTTATCGGAGACACTGTGGCAAGATTTCTCGACTACACGGATGTTGGGTCTGCATTTGTATTCGGAAATGAATTTGCGTCCCACTATATCGCATTTAAG gttCTAACGGTCATCATATTCTTCAGCTCTTTCATCTCAGTTCTTTACTACCTGGGTGTGATGCCGCTGATCATCACCAAGATTGCCTGGCTCATGCAGGTCACCATGGGAACATCAGCTGCCGAGTCTCTCTCGGCCGCTGGAAATATTTTCGTCGGACAG ACAGAAGCACCTTTAATGATCAGACCATTTCTTGCAACTTTAACTCAATCCGAGCTCCATGCGGTCATGACAGGAGGCCTGGCTACAGTGGCAGGGGGAATAATGGCGGCGTATATCGGTGTTGGGATCCAGGCCTCACATTTGGTCGCAGCCTCGGTAATGTCAGCGCCTGCTGCTCTGGCTGTTTCTAAAATCATGTACCCAGAGACAGAAGTACCCCAGACCACTTCACAGGGCGATATACATTTCGACAATCC CGAGGAAAGAAATCTCATAGAGGCTGCTGCCAAAGGAGCATCAACCGCAATTTCTTTGGTCGCCAACGTTGCCGCCATGTTGATCACGTTCTTTGCTTTTATCGCGTTCTTCAACGCGGTGCTGTCTTATATTGGAAGTATGGTGGGATACTCCGAACTTAGTTTTCAG GTAATCTGCTCCTACCTTTTCATGCCGTTTGCGTTTCTCATGGGAGTAGACTGGGCCGACTGCAATACTGTGGGGAGGTTCCTCGGGATAAAAACATTTCTCAACGAGTTCGTGGCTTACCTTGAGATGGCTCCATACATAAAGAACCGAAACGAAATGAATGGAGGACCCACGATATCA CGTCGATCGGAAGTCATTACAACTTATGCTTTGTGTGGATTTACAAATTTTCTCGGCCTGGGTGTGTTACTTGGAGGACTGGGTCCAATGGCACGTAGCCGAGAGGGGGACATGGCGAGAATTGCTATAAGGACCCTGTTTGCAGCTACAATAGCCTGCTTTATGACGGCCAGTATTGCTG GATTTTTATATGACGAGTCTTTCGAAGCTGCAGCGATTAGTCCTACGTCATTTACCAACACCACTACGTCACCataa